Proteins from one Bacteroides mediterraneensis genomic window:
- a CDS encoding RagB/SusD family nutrient uptake outer membrane protein: protein MKQLLAILTLFSSLTFTSCEDFLTEEVRGQQNLDTYFTTADECESYITGCYQDITCGGWWNINTVWLLSEMCSDDAWMGNTTQSQSDYISLAHYQGNGASNGPISNFWQYRYKGILRCNVAIDRIGNAGLEDKELQDRLVAEARFLRGYFYFELARNFGGVPLITEFKMPEEIQGITRASLEDTYKFIEEDLKAAAEVLPKRSEYADADMGRATSGAALGLLGKVYLYQEKWTEARDVLQKLIPESGYTGEDAQTTEYDLLPDFGDVWNKNYDNSVESLFEVQYEYHPTLALGGSLSTVTGARSCGAALGDGWAWCQPSANLEAAYSEDDVRREWTIIKTGCTEIKGETADNFATILKDNKEIANYKEYVERYNLPENCLVIDPSGHKSARIIRKYYLPLNDRPEVYNTDKSPLNHRILRYADVLLMYAEACNELGDDTHAQAALNRVRNRAGLASVTVTGNDLRHAIRNERRLELAFEQNRLYDIRRWKDDNGKPVIANLMGENGSFVKWNTDPATRDAMEWDNQGEASDKGKSFREDRDLLFPIPLYEVTMSNGSIEQNPNWN from the coding sequence ATGAAACAGCTATTAGCAATATTAACATTGTTTTCCTCGCTGACCTTTACTTCCTGCGAAGACTTCCTGACGGAAGAGGTGCGTGGACAGCAGAACCTCGACACTTATTTCACTACAGCCGATGAGTGCGAGTCCTATATTACCGGCTGCTACCAGGATATTACCTGTGGCGGATGGTGGAACATCAATACGGTATGGCTTTTGTCTGAGATGTGTAGTGATGATGCATGGATGGGAAATACCACACAGAGCCAGAGTGATTATATCTCATTGGCTCATTACCAAGGTAACGGAGCAAGCAATGGTCCGATTTCCAACTTCTGGCAATATCGTTACAAAGGTATCTTGCGTTGCAATGTGGCTATCGACCGTATCGGAAATGCAGGCTTGGAAGATAAAGAACTTCAAGACCGTTTAGTGGCAGAAGCTCGTTTCCTGCGTGGATATTTCTATTTTGAACTGGCTAGAAACTTCGGAGGAGTTCCTCTGATTACAGAGTTCAAGATGCCGGAAGAAATTCAGGGCATCACTCGTGCTTCGTTGGAAGATACTTATAAGTTTATTGAAGAAGATTTGAAGGCTGCTGCCGAAGTATTGCCTAAACGTAGTGAATATGCCGATGCGGACATGGGTCGTGCTACCAGTGGAGCTGCACTGGGTTTGCTGGGTAAGGTTTATCTGTATCAGGAAAAGTGGACAGAAGCTCGTGATGTGTTGCAGAAACTGATTCCGGAATCTGGTTATACGGGAGAAGATGCACAGACTACCGAATATGATTTGCTTCCTGACTTCGGAGATGTATGGAACAAGAACTATGACAACAGTGTGGAAAGCCTTTTCGAAGTGCAATATGAATATCATCCTACATTGGCATTAGGAGGTTCTCTTTCAACGGTGACTGGTGCCCGTAGCTGTGGTGCCGCATTGGGAGACGGATGGGCATGGTGCCAGCCTTCTGCCAACCTGGAAGCTGCTTATAGTGAAGATGATGTACGTCGTGAATGGACAATTATCAAAACTGGATGTACGGAAATCAAAGGAGAAACAGCCGACAATTTTGCAACAATCTTGAAAGATAACAAAGAGATTGCTAACTATAAGGAATATGTGGAAAGATATAATCTGCCGGAAAATTGCTTGGTAATTGATCCGTCGGGTCATAAATCAGCTCGTATCATCCGTAAATATTATCTTCCGTTGAATGACCGTCCTGAGGTGTACAACACAGACAAGAGCCCGCTGAATCATCGTATCCTGCGTTATGCGGATGTATTGCTGATGTATGCGGAAGCTTGCAACGAGTTGGGAGATGATACACATGCACAGGCTGCACTGAACCGTGTACGTAATCGTGCAGGTCTGGCTTCTGTGACGGTGACTGGTAATGACCTTCGTCATGCCATCCGTAATGAACGTCGTCTGGAACTGGCTTTTGAACAGAATCGTTTGTATGATATCCGCCGCTGGAAAGACGACAATGGCAAACCGGTAATCGCCAACTTGATGGGTGAAAATGGTTCATTTGTGAAATGGAACACAGATCCTGCTACTCGTGATGCAATGGAATGGGATAATCAGGGTGAAGCAAGCGATAAAGGAAAATCATTCCGTGAAGACCGCGACCTTCTTTTCCCGATACCTTTGTACGAGGTAACGATGTCGAACGGATCTATCGAACAGAATCCAAATTGGAACTAA
- a CDS encoding glycoside hydrolase produces the protein MKKYAIILGALSLAACSDNTPENPGENQEEIVSVEKNVTINAGQAFQTMVGFGASDCWTPAYIGKYWTSSRDRISELLFSSEIVDGQPKGIGLSMWRVNLGGGSAEQGDGSGIVDKSRRAESYLTDNLSLDWTRCEGQRYFMSRAKEFGIDNFVLFSNTPPVQYTLNGKGFSQNGGSANLKSECYDDFASYMAEVAKHYVDEGYPVSHISPVNEPQYNWDGNGQEGSGWKNEEVAKLARELDAQLTQKGLSTNILLGESGDWEYLYKVKDDANRSNVLSAFFSSSSPAYVGNLSHVEKLICGHSYWTDGTWDGMRDVRKKVAQAAEQYGVDVWQSEWSMLGDNYSSSEFVGYDAASEMDIALYMSKVIHNDLTVANVTSWNYWVAMDVSRWGQKNRFLLVALTPKGWAGDKESIDNLEEEGSFNATSTLWVLGNYSRFIRPGYHRISMTLNESMSFFGSAWMSPQQDCIVAVYTNLSSKGIRLNETRQNWGGEPKTIKTYTTSGTKQLVEKVVQEGDPVVLDAESVTTVVYELK, from the coding sequence ATGAAAAAATATGCAATCATATTGGGCGCTTTGAGTCTGGCCGCATGCAGTGATAACACTCCCGAAAATCCTGGAGAAAATCAGGAAGAAATAGTCAGTGTGGAAAAAAATGTAACGATTAATGCGGGACAGGCTTTTCAGACAATGGTCGGCTTTGGTGCATCCGACTGTTGGACACCTGCGTATATTGGTAAATATTGGACAAGTAGCCGTGACCGTATTTCTGAACTTTTGTTCTCCTCGGAAATTGTGGATGGACAGCCAAAAGGAATCGGACTCTCCATGTGGCGGGTAAATTTAGGCGGTGGAAGCGCAGAACAAGGCGATGGAAGTGGTATTGTAGACAAATCACGACGTGCGGAATCTTATCTGACGGATAACTTGTCGTTGGACTGGACGCGTTGTGAGGGGCAGCGGTATTTCATGAGCCGGGCTAAAGAGTTTGGAATTGATAATTTCGTTTTGTTTAGTAATACTCCTCCGGTGCAGTACACCTTGAACGGAAAGGGATTTTCCCAAAATGGAGGCAGTGCGAACCTGAAATCAGAGTGCTATGATGATTTTGCTTCTTATATGGCGGAGGTCGCTAAACATTATGTGGATGAAGGATATCCGGTCAGCCATATCTCTCCGGTGAATGAACCGCAGTATAATTGGGATGGGAATGGTCAGGAAGGTAGTGGCTGGAAGAATGAGGAAGTGGCTAAACTGGCTCGGGAGCTTGATGCTCAGCTGACTCAAAAAGGTCTTTCTACTAATATTTTATTAGGAGAATCCGGAGATTGGGAGTATCTTTACAAGGTGAAGGATGATGCGAACCGCAGTAATGTACTTTCGGCCTTTTTCTCTTCTTCATCTCCTGCCTATGTGGGTAATCTGTCGCATGTGGAGAAGTTGATTTGTGGACATAGTTATTGGACAGATGGCACGTGGGATGGAATGCGTGACGTGCGTAAAAAAGTGGCACAGGCTGCCGAACAGTATGGGGTAGATGTGTGGCAAAGTGAATGGAGTATGCTGGGCGATAATTATAGTTCGTCGGAATTTGTCGGATATGATGCCGCTTCAGAAATGGATATCGCTTTGTATATGTCGAAAGTCATTCATAACGACCTGACGGTGGCTAACGTTACTTCCTGGAATTATTGGGTAGCAATGGATGTGTCCAGATGGGGACAGAAGAACCGTTTCTTATTGGTGGCATTGACTCCTAAAGGTTGGGCCGGAGACAAGGAAAGCATAGATAATCTGGAAGAAGAAGGAAGCTTCAATGCGACTTCAACTTTGTGGGTATTGGGTAATTACAGCCGTTTTATCCGTCCTGGATATCATCGGATTTCTATGACATTGAATGAGTCGATGAGTTTCTTCGGTTCTGCCTGGATGTCACCGCAGCAGGATTGCATTGTAGCGGTGTACACGAACTTGTCGAGCAAGGGCATTCGTTTGAACGAAACACGTCAGAATTGGGGTGGAGAACCGAAAACCATCAAGACGTATACCACTTCGGGCACCA